A genomic stretch from Hymenobacter psoromatis includes:
- a CDS encoding ATP-dependent Clp protease proteolytic subunit (hydrolyzes proteins to small peptides; with the ATPase subunits ClpA or ClpX, ClpP degrades specific substrates) gives MLTHQEFRKFAVKHQGLNGLAVDQYVQQLAGVARPLVTNMTRSVIEERPQNFREIDVFSRLIMDRIIFLGTAVEETIGNIITAQLLFLESADAQKDILLYVNSPGGSVYAGLGIYDTMQHVRPDVATICTGLAASMGAFLLAGGALGKRSALPHARVMIHQPSGGVQGPSADIEITAREVVKLRHELYTIYAERTGKTYQQIHDDSDRDRWMRADEAKEYGLIDEVLVRQPA, from the coding sequence ATGCTTACTCACCAGGAGTTCCGCAAATTTGCCGTTAAGCACCAGGGTCTTAACGGCCTGGCCGTGGACCAATACGTGCAGCAGCTGGCTGGAGTGGCCCGGCCACTGGTTACCAACATGACCCGCTCGGTTATTGAGGAGCGCCCGCAGAATTTTCGCGAAATTGACGTGTTTTCGCGCCTCATCATGGACCGGATTATCTTTCTGGGCACGGCCGTGGAGGAAACCATCGGCAATATCATCACGGCGCAGTTGTTGTTTCTGGAATCGGCCGACGCCCAGAAAGACATCTTGCTGTACGTTAACTCGCCGGGCGGCTCGGTCTATGCCGGGCTGGGTATTTATGACACGATGCAGCACGTGCGGCCCGACGTAGCCACCATTTGCACGGGCCTGGCCGCTTCAATGGGGGCTTTTTTATTGGCGGGCGGGGCCTTGGGCAAGCGCTCGGCCCTACCCCACGCCCGCGTGATGATTCACCAGCCCAGCGGGGGCGTGCAGGGGCCTTCGGCCGATATTGAGATTACGGCCCGCGAGGTGGTGAAGCTCCGCCACGAACTGTATACTATCTACGCCGAGCGCACCGGCAAAACCTACCAGCAAATTCATGACGACTCGGACCGCGACCGCTGGATGCGCGCCGATGAAGCCAAAGAATACGGTCTGATTGACGAAGTGCTGGTTCGCCAGCCGGCTTAG
- a CDS encoding MFS transporter — protein MQTPTRPESPTKSDQSAKSVESVVQTSRLLSAVVVVASLGYFVDIYDLILFSIVRVKSLAELGIVDKVAVKTQGEYLLSMQMGGMLLGGILWGILGDKKGRLSVLFGSILMYSLANLANAYVHTLDQYAWLRLIAGVGLAGELGAGITLVSESLPKEKRGLGTMIVATVGVSGAMLGYWVGSRLGWRTAYLVGGVLGLALLALRVSVFESGMFQKTKASGTSRGNFLALFTNAALLGRYLRCLLIGVPLWFVVGILITFSPEFADALGVRVPAGEAPVTAGLAVFWCYFGLVFGDFFSGGLSQLLKSRNRALQIFLVFCTLLVGFYLFGLRGATPTFFYVVCFVLGISVGFWALFVTVAAEQFGTNLRATVATTAPNFARGAVVALVPAFRWAEAHLGGRITGAAALGGLTLVVAFWAVSTLPESFGKDLDYSEPT, from the coding sequence ATGCAAACTCCCACTCGTCCAGAGTCGCCTACAAAATCCGACCAATCCGCAAAATCCGTCGAATCCGTGGTCCAGACAAGCCGCCTGCTTTCGGCGGTGGTCGTGGTGGCTTCGCTGGGCTATTTCGTAGATATTTACGACCTGATTTTGTTCAGCATCGTGCGGGTCAAAAGCCTGGCCGAGCTGGGCATCGTGGATAAAGTCGCGGTCAAAACCCAGGGCGAATACCTGCTCTCGATGCAGATGGGCGGCATGCTGCTGGGCGGAATTCTGTGGGGCATTCTGGGCGATAAGAAAGGCCGGCTTTCGGTGCTGTTCGGCTCCATTCTGATGTATTCGCTGGCCAACCTGGCCAACGCCTACGTGCACACCCTGGACCAATACGCCTGGTTGCGGCTGATTGCGGGGGTAGGGCTGGCCGGCGAGCTGGGCGCGGGCATCACGCTCGTGAGCGAGAGCCTGCCCAAGGAAAAGCGTGGCCTGGGCACCATGATAGTAGCCACCGTGGGCGTGAGCGGGGCCATGCTGGGCTACTGGGTGGGCAGCCGCCTGGGCTGGCGCACTGCCTACCTGGTGGGCGGGGTGTTAGGCTTGGCCCTGCTGGCGCTGCGCGTGAGCGTGTTTGAGTCGGGCATGTTTCAAAAGACCAAGGCGAGTGGTACTTCGCGCGGCAACTTCCTAGCCCTCTTCACCAATGCCGCGCTACTGGGGCGCTACCTACGCTGCCTGCTCATTGGCGTGCCGCTGTGGTTTGTGGTGGGCATTCTCATCACTTTCTCGCCCGAATTTGCCGACGCGCTGGGCGTGCGGGTGCCGGCCGGCGAGGCACCGGTGACGGCTGGCCTGGCGGTATTCTGGTGCTACTTCGGGCTGGTGTTTGGCGATTTTTTCAGCGGCGGCCTCAGCCAATTATTAAAAAGCCGCAACCGGGCCTTGCAAATTTTTCTGGTTTTCTGCACGCTGCTGGTGGGGTTTTATTTGTTTGGATTGCGGGGCGCTACCCCCACTTTTTTCTACGTCGTGTGCTTCGTGCTGGGCATTTCGGTGGGCTTCTGGGCCTTGTTTGTGACGGTGGCGGCCGAGCAGTTTGGCACCAACCTGCGGGCCACGGTGGCCACCACGGCCCCCAACTTTGCGCGGGGCGCGGTGGTGGCGCTGGTGCCGGCCTTCCGCTGGGCCGAGGCGCACCTGGGCGGGCGCATCACGGGCGCGGCGGCGCTGGGCGGCCTCACGCTGGTGGTGGCTTTTTGGGCCGTAAGTACTTTGCCCGAAAGCTTTGGCAAAGACCTCGATTACAGCGAGCCAACGTAG
- a CDS encoding prolyl endopeptidase, with protein MPYPAARRDPRPDTYFGTEVPDPYRWLEDADSAETTAWVRAENEVTFAYLDQIPFREELRERLTQLWNYARYGVPSQEGELLIFSKNDGLQNQAVVHALPPGQPLSAATVLLDPNQFSAAGTTALMGLHFSPDHRYLAYTTSGGGSDWQQIRLLDMASRLPLSDELDWVKVSGVAWAGDGFYYSAYDAPRPGEAALAGKNEFHKVYYHRLGTPQSADELVYENPDMALGFRIADVTEDERWLCLSLTDGLSDGNRLLVRDLRDPAQATTWTTVQPDYEFETSVIGSLGDELLVYTNAHAPNFRVMRVDPRRPTEWQEVLPETSEKLEGISLAAGCLLATYLHDASSRVRVYSEAGAWRHDVALPAIGTAGGFGGRRADEVLYYAFTSFTYPTTIYQYDPVTNESTVFSAPTVDVQPADYETTQVFYESKDGTKIPMFITHKKGLELNGQNPTYLYAYGGFNVSVTPGFSVARLLWLERGGVLAIPNLRGGGEYGEAWHRAGMTPHKQNVFDDFTAAAETLFAHGYTSPAKLAIAGGSNGGLLVGAILTQRPDLCRVALPAVGVMDMLKYQQFTIGWNWAPEYGTSDDEAQFRNLLAYSPLHKLKAGTAYPATLITTADHDDRVVPAHSFKFAAELQACQAGPTPVLIRIDVNAGHGAGKSTQLQIAEWADVWSFTLFEMGK; from the coding sequence TTGCCCTACCCCGCTGCCCGCCGCGACCCGCGGCCCGATACCTACTTTGGCACCGAAGTGCCCGACCCCTACCGCTGGCTGGAAGATGCCGACTCGGCCGAAACCACGGCCTGGGTGCGGGCTGAGAATGAGGTGACGTTCGCGTATCTCGACCAGATTCCCTTCCGCGAAGAATTGCGCGAGCGGCTGACCCAGCTCTGGAACTACGCGCGCTACGGCGTGCCGAGCCAGGAGGGCGAGCTGCTGATTTTCAGTAAGAATGATGGGCTGCAAAACCAGGCAGTGGTGCATGCCCTACCCCCCGGCCAACCGCTGAGCGCGGCCACGGTGCTGCTCGACCCGAACCAGTTTTCAGCGGCTGGCACTACGGCGCTGATGGGCCTGCACTTCAGCCCCGACCACCGCTACCTGGCCTACACGACCAGCGGCGGCGGCTCGGACTGGCAGCAAATCCGGCTGCTTGACATGGCCAGCCGCCTACCCCTCTCCGACGAGCTGGACTGGGTGAAGGTGTCGGGCGTAGCCTGGGCGGGCGACGGTTTTTACTACAGCGCCTACGACGCACCCCGGCCCGGCGAGGCCGCGCTGGCCGGCAAAAACGAGTTTCACAAGGTGTATTACCACCGCTTGGGCACGCCGCAAAGTGCCGACGAGTTGGTGTACGAAAACCCGGACATGGCGCTGGGCTTCCGCATCGCCGACGTGACGGAGGATGAGCGCTGGCTGTGCCTGAGCCTCACTGACGGGCTCAGCGACGGCAACCGCCTGCTGGTGCGCGACCTGCGCGACCCCGCGCAGGCCACGACTTGGACGACTGTTCAGCCGGATTACGAGTTTGAGACGAGCGTAATCGGTAGCCTTGGCGACGAGCTTTTAGTGTATACGAATGCCCACGCGCCCAACTTTCGGGTGATGCGCGTGGACCCGCGCCGGCCCACCGAGTGGCAGGAGGTGCTGCCCGAAACCAGCGAAAAGCTCGAAGGCATCAGCTTGGCGGCGGGCTGCCTGTTGGCTACTTACCTGCACGATGCCAGCTCGCGGGTGCGGGTGTATTCGGAGGCGGGCGCGTGGCGGCACGATGTGGCACTGCCGGCTATTGGCACGGCGGGCGGCTTCGGCGGGCGGCGCGCCGATGAGGTGCTGTACTACGCTTTCACGTCGTTTACCTACCCCACTACTATCTACCAATACGACCCGGTTACGAACGAGAGCACCGTGTTCAGCGCGCCGACGGTGGACGTGCAACCGGCTGACTACGAGACGACGCAGGTTTTTTACGAGAGCAAGGACGGGACGAAGATTCCGATGTTCATCACCCACAAAAAAGGGCTGGAATTGAATGGGCAGAACCCGACCTACCTCTACGCCTATGGCGGTTTCAACGTGTCGGTGACGCCGGGTTTTTCGGTGGCGCGGCTGCTGTGGCTGGAGCGCGGCGGCGTGCTGGCTATTCCGAACCTGCGCGGCGGCGGCGAATACGGCGAAGCCTGGCACCGCGCCGGCATGACGCCGCACAAGCAAAACGTGTTCGACGACTTCACGGCGGCGGCCGAAACGCTGTTTGCCCACGGCTACACCAGTCCGGCGAAGCTGGCCATCGCAGGCGGCTCGAACGGCGGGCTGCTGGTCGGGGCCATCCTAACGCAGCGGCCCGACCTGTGCCGGGTGGCCTTGCCCGCCGTGGGTGTCATGGACATGCTCAAGTACCAGCAATTCACCATCGGCTGGAACTGGGCTCCTGAATACGGCACCTCCGACGACGAGGCGCAGTTTCGTAACCTGCTGGCTTACTCGCCTTTGCATAAGCTAAAAGCCGGCACTGCCTACCCCGCCACGCTCATCACAACCGCCGACCACGACGACCGCGTGGTGCCGGCGCACTCCTTCAAATTTGCCGCCGAGCTGCAAGCCTGCCAGGCCGGCCCTACCCCCGTCCTCATCCGCATCGACGTGAACGCCGGCCACGGCGCGGGTAAAAGCACGCAGCTCCAGATTGCCGAATGGGCCGACGTGTGGAGCTTCACGCTTTTTGAGATGGGGAAGTAG
- a CDS encoding D-beta-D-heptose 1-phosphate adenosyltransferase: MTADKILTPAQLPATLAAWRAAGERIVFSNGCFDLLHLGHVDYLEKARALGDRLVVGLNTDASVRVLKPGRPLQDETSRARVLAALAFVDAVVLFGEPTPLQLIEAVQPDVLVKGDDYTIDGIVGHELVLNNGGQVLTVPLVSGYSTSGIVAKARLS; the protein is encoded by the coding sequence ATGACGGCCGATAAAATCCTGACTCCCGCGCAGTTGCCCGCTACGCTGGCCGCCTGGCGCGCCGCCGGCGAGCGCATCGTGTTCAGCAACGGCTGCTTCGATTTGCTGCACCTGGGCCACGTCGATTACCTCGAAAAGGCCCGCGCCCTCGGCGACCGCCTGGTGGTGGGCCTCAATACCGATGCCTCGGTGCGCGTGCTCAAGCCCGGCCGGCCTTTGCAGGACGAAACCTCGCGGGCCCGCGTGCTGGCCGCACTGGCTTTCGTGGATGCCGTGGTGCTGTTTGGCGAGCCTACCCCCCTGCAACTCATCGAAGCCGTGCAGCCCGACGTATTGGTAAAGGGCGACGACTACACGATTGACGGAATTGTGGGCCACGAACTGGTGTTGAACAACGGCGGGCAGGTGCTCACGGTGCCGCTCGTGTCGGGCTACAGCACGTCGGGCATTGTGGCCAAAGCCCGTTTGTCGTAA
- a CDS encoding acyl-CoA dehydrogenase: MTSTATASPFQLTEEQLAVQAAARDFAQSELWQGVIERDEHQKFPTEQIKRMGELGFMGMMVSPEYGGSGLDTISYVLAMEEISKVDASCSVIMSVNNSLVCWGLEKYGSEEQKRKYLPGLTSGEIIGAFALSEPEAGSDATSQRTTAEDKGDYYLLNGTKNWITNGTTASVYLVIAQTHPDLKSRGINVLIVDKDMPGFIQGPKENKLGIRGSDTCSLMFTDVHVPKENRIGADGFGFKFAMQVLAGGRIGIAAQALGIASGSLELSIKYAKERKAFGVEIAKHQAIQFKLADMATNIDAARLLCLQAAADKDNHVDYAKSGAMAKLFASKVAMDSAVEAVQIHGGYGFVKEYHVERFMRDAKITQIYEGTSEIQKIVISREILK, encoded by the coding sequence ATGACTTCAACGGCCACCGCCTCCCCCTTTCAGCTTACCGAAGAGCAGCTGGCCGTGCAGGCCGCTGCCCGCGACTTTGCCCAGAGCGAGCTGTGGCAGGGCGTTATCGAGCGCGACGAGCACCAGAAATTTCCCACCGAGCAAATCAAGCGCATGGGCGAGCTGGGCTTTATGGGTATGATGGTGAGCCCCGAATACGGCGGCTCGGGCCTTGACACCATCAGCTACGTGCTGGCGATGGAAGAGATTTCCAAGGTTGATGCCTCGTGCTCGGTTATCATGTCGGTGAATAACTCGCTGGTGTGCTGGGGCTTGGAGAAATACGGCAGCGAGGAGCAGAAGCGCAAGTATCTGCCCGGCCTCACCAGCGGCGAAATCATTGGTGCGTTTGCGCTCTCCGAGCCCGAAGCCGGCTCCGACGCCACCAGTCAGCGCACCACCGCCGAAGACAAAGGCGACTACTACCTGCTGAACGGCACCAAAAACTGGATTACCAACGGCACCACGGCTTCGGTGTATCTGGTTATTGCTCAGACGCATCCCGATTTGAAATCGCGCGGCATCAACGTGCTGATTGTGGACAAGGATATGCCTGGCTTCATTCAGGGTCCGAAAGAGAACAAGCTCGGCATCCGGGGCTCCGACACCTGCTCGCTCATGTTTACCGACGTGCATGTGCCCAAGGAAAACCGCATCGGCGCCGACGGCTTCGGGTTCAAATTTGCGATGCAGGTGCTGGCGGGGGGGCGCATCGGCATCGCGGCGCAGGCGCTGGGCATCGCCTCCGGCTCGCTGGAACTGAGCATCAAATATGCTAAGGAACGCAAAGCGTTTGGCGTTGAAATCGCTAAGCACCAGGCCATTCAGTTCAAGCTGGCCGACATGGCTACCAACATCGACGCCGCCCGCCTGCTGTGCCTGCAAGCCGCCGCCGACAAAGACAACCACGTGGATTATGCCAAAAGCGGCGCGATGGCCAAGCTTTTTGCCTCCAAAGTGGCAATGGACTCGGCCGTGGAGGCTGTCCAGATTCACGGCGGCTATGGTTTTGTGAAAGAATACCACGTGGAGCGTTTCATGCGCGACGCCAAAATCACCCAGATTTACGAGGGTACCTCGGAGATTCAAAAAATCGTCATATCCCGCGAAATTTTGAAATAG
- a CDS encoding AraC family transcriptional regulator has protein sequence MEDYNKVIESLGVRYIKAKNLVLRQAFTVRNAYDVGNNLILLHRGKVVFGEDDSPVEEGELLFLPGGRPARVGYGQGANGRIISNDDLITNKDRFFTSNDKLDYIGDAEESHSFVAFEAKVFDSVNFFASLDVPAFVIRGNTKLANLVIKIIEESMQDLPGRERLINIYTENLVVEVVRYILRNNLFVEQLATNSTYFKDPRLIDLFNFIKENLSGDLSNKVLATVANVSEDYVGQYFKMLTNINPQDYIEYQRMERAVSLLRTTKKSIRDIGKEVGYKDTAYFCRRFKMMFGIPAGKMRRRETAMNI, from the coding sequence ATGGAAGACTACAATAAAGTCATCGAATCGCTGGGCGTCCGCTACATAAAGGCCAAAAACCTGGTGCTACGCCAAGCTTTCACCGTTCGCAATGCCTATGATGTTGGCAACAATCTTATCCTGCTGCACCGGGGCAAAGTAGTGTTTGGGGAGGATGACTCGCCAGTGGAAGAAGGCGAGCTGCTCTTTTTGCCCGGTGGCCGGCCCGCCCGCGTCGGTTATGGTCAGGGTGCGAACGGTCGCATCATTTCCAATGACGATTTAATTACAAATAAGGACCGGTTCTTCACCTCCAACGACAAGCTCGACTATATCGGCGACGCGGAGGAAAGCCACAGCTTCGTAGCCTTCGAAGCCAAGGTGTTCGATTCGGTCAATTTCTTCGCCTCGCTCGACGTGCCGGCCTTCGTTATCCGGGGCAACACGAAGCTGGCCAACCTGGTCATCAAGATAATTGAGGAGTCGATGCAGGACCTGCCCGGCCGCGAGCGCCTCATCAACATCTACACCGAGAACCTGGTGGTAGAAGTGGTGCGCTACATCCTGCGTAACAACCTGTTTGTGGAGCAGTTAGCCACCAACAGCACCTACTTCAAGGACCCGCGCCTCATTGACCTGTTCAACTTCATCAAGGAGAACCTCAGCGGCGACCTCTCGAACAAAGTGCTGGCCACGGTGGCCAACGTGAGCGAGGACTACGTGGGGCAGTATTTCAAGATGCTGACCAACATCAACCCGCAGGATTACATTGAGTATCAGCGCATGGAGCGCGCAGTTTCGCTGTTGCGCACCACCAAAAAGAGCATCCGCGACATCGGCAAGGAAGTGGGCTATAAAGACACCGCCTATTTCTGCCGCCGCTTCAAAATGATGTTTGGCATCCCGGCCGGCAAGATGCGCCGCCGCGAAACCGCCATGAACATTTAA
- a CDS encoding geranylgeranylglyceryl/heptaprenylglyceryl phosphate synthase, producing the protein MAGLRLRGRKALAVLLDPDDFEPGRLRHLLRLTRQHPVDFFLVGGSLVLTEHQAALIALLKAEAPQVPVLLFPSHALHVDAAADGILLLSLISGRNPDFLIGQHVVAAPRLRQSGLQLLPTGYMLVDSGRPTTASYISGTAPLPHNKPSIAAATAMAGEQLGLRLMYLDGGSGAQHPVSAAMIRAVREVVDTPLLVGGGLNTGEKIHAALAAGADVVVVGNHIERDPLFLAEAVAAVRGASIGAPVK; encoded by the coding sequence CTGGCCGGCCTACGGCTGCGTGGGCGCAAGGCCCTGGCCGTGCTGCTCGACCCCGATGACTTCGAGCCCGGCCGCCTGCGCCATTTGCTGCGCCTGACGCGGCAGCATCCCGTTGATTTTTTCCTAGTTGGGGGCAGTCTGGTGCTTACGGAGCACCAGGCTGCCCTCATCGCGTTGCTCAAGGCCGAAGCGCCGCAGGTGCCGGTGCTGCTTTTTCCAAGCCACGCGCTGCACGTAGATGCCGCCGCCGATGGTATTTTATTGCTCTCGCTGATTTCGGGCCGAAACCCGGATTTCCTGATTGGGCAGCACGTGGTGGCGGCCCCGCGCCTGCGCCAGAGCGGCTTGCAGCTACTGCCCACCGGCTATATGCTGGTGGATAGCGGGCGACCAACTACGGCGTCCTATATCAGCGGCACGGCCCCCCTACCCCACAATAAACCCAGCATCGCGGCGGCCACGGCGATGGCCGGTGAGCAGCTCGGCCTGCGCCTCATGTACCTCGATGGCGGCAGCGGCGCGCAGCATCCCGTGTCGGCGGCCATGATTCGGGCCGTGCGCGAAGTAGTGGATACACCGCTTCTGGTAGGCGGTGGCCTCAATACCGGCGAGAAAATACACGCCGCGCTGGCCGCCGGGGCCGATGTGGTAGTAGTGGGCAACCACATCGAGCGCGACCCGCTGTTCTTGGCCGAGGCGGTGGCGGCCGTACGCGGGGCCAGTATTGGCGCGCCAGTAAAATAG
- a CDS encoding phosphoheptose isomerase encodes MHPADLPKQQLFRDIAQRLHEQGFRVERQDPTRPWGGFFVLDESQAQQFADVYFNGLDVSKLRISGQLSPKVLLVAPHQRLSWQYHFRRAEIWQVVEGPVGVAISDTDEQTEVKSYQPGERIVLKQGERHRLVGLAGWGVIAEIWQHTDASQPSDEDDIVRVQDDFGR; translated from the coding sequence ATGCACCCTGCCGACCTCCCCAAACAGCAGCTTTTTCGAGACATTGCCCAGCGCCTGCACGAGCAGGGCTTTCGCGTGGAGCGGCAGGACCCTACCCGGCCCTGGGGCGGCTTTTTTGTGCTTGATGAAAGCCAGGCCCAGCAGTTTGCTGATGTCTATTTCAACGGCCTCGATGTGAGCAAGCTGCGCATTTCGGGCCAGCTGAGCCCCAAGGTGCTGCTGGTGGCGCCGCACCAGCGTCTGAGCTGGCAGTACCACTTCCGGCGCGCCGAAATATGGCAGGTGGTGGAAGGCCCGGTGGGCGTGGCCATCAGCGACACCGACGAGCAAACGGAGGTGAAATCGTACCAGCCCGGCGAGCGCATCGTGCTCAAGCAGGGCGAGCGCCACCGCCTGGTGGGCCTGGCCGGCTGGGGCGTCATTGCCGAAATCTGGCAGCACACCGACGCCAGCCAGCCCTCGGACGAGGATGACATCGTGCGCGTGCAGGACGATTTCGGCCGCTAA
- a CDS encoding disulfide bond formation protein DsbD, with product MRSVFVGLPGRNWLFFLPLLSLLLGLAAPAAAQIERPVTWKFAASPADKSGESTLTFSATIAGNWHIYSQFIEEGGPEPTSFKFVPSPDYELVGKVTESPEPVKAFEKAFNMNIAYFPKRAVFSQKIRLKAPQATVKGTLTFMVCNDEKCLPPDDLDFSLDVKGTAAPAAKTTPPPPTPTKAAPVAAAAAVVTAPAPTAAAPTAAAPTAPDTAVFRPEAGAAPMLAPAAASDSVVAADAPAVPAATAAAVAAPAATQSLWAIFLAGFVGGLAALLMPCIFPLLPFTVSYFTKGEYSKAGSVGRAAFYGLSIIVIYVALGLLVTVAFGADALNNLATNGIFNLVFFVLLVVFAASFLGAFELTLPNSWIAKTDTQADKGGLLGIFFMAATLSLVSFSCTGPIIGTLLVQAASTGHLLSPALGMFGFSLALALPFTVFAAFPALLKSLPKSGGWLNSVKVVLGFLELALALKFLSNVDLAYHWQWFDREVFLSLWIIIFALLGFYLLGKIRFSHDSPVDYVSLPRLFMAIIVLAFTTYLVPGLWGAPLQAVAGFLPPQHTQDFDLYTPTLGGGGSAAATPHEQHKYGDIFHAPLGLDAYFDYDEARAYAQKVNKPILIDFTGNACVNCRKMEATVWPDPRVLQRLRNDFVLVQLYVDDKTELPETEQTVSKFSGKKLKTIGNKWSDFQATRYNANSQPFYVQLDPATEKVLATPQGANYDPDNFVRFLDSGLAAMRAGRR from the coding sequence ATGAGAAGTGTTTTCGTTGGCCTGCCCGGCCGTAACTGGCTGTTTTTTTTGCCCTTGCTGAGCTTACTGCTCGGCCTGGCTGCCCCCGCGGCGGCCCAGATTGAGCGGCCCGTGACCTGGAAATTTGCTGCTTCACCGGCCGATAAATCTGGCGAATCCACGCTTACGTTTTCCGCCACCATCGCGGGCAACTGGCACATCTACTCGCAGTTTATTGAGGAAGGCGGGCCCGAGCCCACGAGCTTCAAGTTCGTGCCCTCGCCCGACTACGAGCTGGTGGGCAAGGTCACGGAGAGCCCCGAGCCGGTGAAAGCTTTCGAAAAAGCCTTCAACATGAACATCGCCTATTTCCCCAAGCGGGCGGTGTTCAGCCAGAAAATCCGCCTCAAGGCCCCGCAAGCCACCGTGAAAGGCACGCTCACCTTCATGGTCTGCAACGACGAGAAGTGCCTGCCGCCCGACGACCTGGACTTCAGCCTCGACGTGAAAGGCACCGCCGCCCCGGCCGCTAAAACCACGCCTCCCCCCCCCACGCCGACCAAAGCCGCGCCGGTGGCGGCCGCTGCTGCCGTAGTCACTGCTCCCGCGCCGACCGCCGCCGCGCCGACCGCCGCCGCGCCGACCGCCCCCGATACGGCCGTCTTCCGGCCCGAGGCCGGCGCTGCGCCGATGCTGGCACCGGCCGCCGCGTCGGACTCGGTAGTGGCGGCCGATGCGCCGGCGGTGCCGGCGGCTACGGCCGCAGCGGTGGCCGCGCCGGCCGCCACGCAGTCGCTGTGGGCCATTTTTCTGGCGGGCTTTGTGGGCGGGCTGGCGGCTTTGCTCATGCCGTGCATTTTCCCGCTGCTGCCGTTCACGGTCAGCTATTTTACCAAAGGCGAGTATTCGAAGGCCGGCTCGGTGGGCCGGGCAGCGTTTTATGGCCTGAGTATCATTGTGATATACGTGGCGCTGGGCCTGCTCGTGACTGTCGCTTTCGGGGCCGATGCGCTCAATAATCTGGCTACCAACGGCATATTTAACCTCGTGTTTTTTGTCCTGCTGGTGGTGTTCGCGGCCTCGTTTCTGGGTGCGTTCGAGCTGACGCTGCCCAACTCCTGGATTGCCAAAACCGACACCCAGGCCGACAAGGGCGGGCTACTGGGCATCTTTTTTATGGCGGCCACGCTGTCGCTGGTGTCGTTTTCATGCACCGGACCTATCATCGGCACCTTGTTGGTGCAGGCGGCCAGCACGGGGCACTTGCTGTCGCCGGCGCTGGGCATGTTTGGCTTCTCGCTGGCGTTGGCGCTGCCGTTCACGGTGTTCGCGGCGTTTCCGGCGCTGCTGAAATCCTTGCCCAAGTCGGGCGGCTGGCTGAACTCGGTGAAGGTGGTGCTGGGCTTTCTGGAGCTGGCGCTAGCGCTGAAATTTTTGTCGAACGTGGACCTGGCCTACCACTGGCAATGGTTTGACCGCGAGGTATTTCTCTCGCTCTGGATTATTATTTTCGCGCTGCTGGGCTTTTACCTGCTGGGCAAAATCCGGTTCTCGCACGACAGTCCGGTGGACTACGTGTCGCTGCCCCGGCTGTTTATGGCCATCATCGTGCTGGCCTTTACTACCTACCTGGTGCCCGGCTTGTGGGGCGCGCCGCTGCAAGCCGTGGCGGGTTTCCTACCCCCCCAGCACACCCAGGACTTCGACCTCTACACCCCCACGCTGGGCGGCGGGGGCAGCGCGGCCGCCACGCCCCACGAGCAGCACAAGTATGGCGATATTTTCCACGCGCCGCTGGGGCTCGATGCGTATTTCGATTACGACGAGGCCCGCGCCTACGCCCAAAAAGTAAACAAGCCGATTCTCATCGACTTCACCGGCAATGCCTGCGTGAACTGCCGCAAAATGGAAGCCACCGTGTGGCCCGACCCGCGCGTGCTGCAACGCCTGCGCAACGATTTCGTGCTGGTGCAGCTCTACGTGGACGACAAAACCGAGCTGCCCGAAACCGAGCAAACCGTGTCGAAATTCAGCGGCAAGAAGCTGAAAACCATCGGCAACAAGTGGAGCGATTTCCAGGCCACGCGCTACAACGCCAACTCGCAGCCCTTCTACGTGCAGCTCGACCCGGCCACCGAAAAGGTGCTCGCTACCCCCCAGGGCGCGAACTACGACCCCGACAACTTCGTACGCTTCCTCGATAGCGGCCTGGCGGCGATGCGCGCCGGCCGCCGCTAG
- a CDS encoding 3-oxoacyl-ACP synthase — protein sequence MLPPKPACHAACLAYVHARLDAARAGMAAAQESSNSETKSSAGDKYETGRAMAQQERDRHAAQLHEAQQLLAALQKLNPELPSDTVRTGALASTSLGLFYISIGAGKLTTAEGREFLAVSPAAPAAAALNGKKAGEEVVFNGKKIQVEAVS from the coding sequence ATGCTACCTCCCAAACCCGCCTGCCACGCCGCCTGCCTCGCCTACGTACACGCCCGCCTCGACGCGGCCCGCGCCGGCATGGCCGCCGCCCAGGAATCCAGCAATTCCGAAACCAAGAGCAGCGCCGGCGACAAGTATGAAACCGGCCGCGCGATGGCCCAGCAGGAGCGCGACCGCCACGCCGCCCAACTCCACGAAGCGCAGCAGCTGCTGGCCGCGCTGCAAAAACTAAACCCCGAGCTACCCAGCGATACCGTGCGCACCGGGGCGCTGGCCAGCACCAGCCTCGGGCTATTCTACATCAGCATCGGCGCGGGCAAGCTGACGACTGCCGAGGGCCGGGAGTTTCTGGCCGTGTCGCCCGCCGCGCCGGCAGCAGCAGCCCTGAACGGCAAAAAGGCCGGGGAAGAAGTGGTTTTTAATGGCAAAAAAATTCAAGTAGAAGCCGTGAGCTGA